One Glycine soja cultivar W05 chromosome 7, ASM419377v2, whole genome shotgun sequence genomic window, TACGacccttttttttaaacttacgTAGGGTGCGAAAGAAGTTTCACTTTCACACCCTAGAATTCGCCTATGTATTCAGTATTCACAAGTTCGGAATGTAGCCTTTCACATCATTGCAATGTAGTCCTTTAAACTCAAAAAATTATGTAAGCTGTGTGCGCGAACGCAAATGGAAAAAGTTAAATTACTAGGATACTTTTGATAATTATCAATAACCTCTATGGGAAGTTCCTTATTCCttttactcattttttattttccttttttgttatgAAATGATCCTCCTAATTATAGATCTCAATGAACTATAAATACTTTCATGACCAAAATGAAAACAGGTTGGTAACAAAAACTAAGAATTCTAATAATGTTGATATAAGTAACTCAATTTATGATATCTCAATCTTAAgcaattgaattaaattaatttttttctcaggGTATTTCTATTAGTAAATTgtttaattcataaatattttatttctctctcctATATTTAATACAAAGTTAAATAACTCATAAACTAAGATAAAATAGGTCAGACTTTTCAAAATCTAATTTGACTTCACTTGTTTAATGAATAAATTAGTCTCGGACtcttaaaaatatctatttatttaaatagacTAGACTTATAagtttaaaaaagtttattaagCTTATTAGGTCAGTCTATTAatctatataataatataataaaaataaatatttatactacattagtaatattattattaattaaataaatttataagactAAAATGAGATTATATAtaaagatgaaactaactttgaaTCATCCTTCTAGTTACCAAGCCTGGCTATGTAATATGGTTTTGTGttagtttttccttttctacaTTAGCTCTTTTTATTATGTCTTTTATGATAATGTTTTAGGTTAGTCAAATGCCGATATCATATtggttagcattttttttatctcttacatcattttttttttattcttttaaaaattaaatttaaatagtcatgtaattgttaaaaaaaaagattattgaCCTATTTAATtggaattatttaaaattaagaattccATCTATTTAATAGTTTCAATAAAGAATAGGTTTTTAAATAGGTTAatagatcaaattaaattttttaaaaagtcacACCAGTCCTTAAAAACACCCTACAATAGATAAGAAGTCCATCTTAAGCTTTCCTTTAGAAAATCAGGTCAATTCTATTTATTCAAAGTCTTATCTGACATATTTTCATCCTTACTTGTgagtaataattatttatataatattttttttaattttaacaactCAAAATTACATATAGTacactaaaataatatttttttaacaaattcatTAACAGCGATTATAGATGCTGTTAAGAGgaataactaaattttattcTGACCAACAACTGTTGGCGTCTTAAATCTGATTATGAACTTATTCAATTTGCTGATGGTATGAATGTGTAAATGGCAACTGCAATAAATCCGGGTTAACACCCATAAACttctatattattaattaatacgaaataattatagatatattaaataaagtatagtgtaaaaaactatttgaattaaattcttatttattttattttttttatcataagggAATAAGCTAAGCTTATAGAGACTTGgacagtttttttttcatcaatcttagtttgttaattttatagaCTTGAACATTAACTAAAAAAGATAAAGtacaaactatatatatatatatatatatatatatatatatatataccagagATCAGCGGAGTAAGATCAAACGGACAAATAAGAAGTAAGAATGCAGTATGATAAGATTAAACGTAAGAATTATTAACTTGTAAAAGCAGATATCAAGGGCACACCGAAACGGCTTACAAACCCAagtttttgaaaacaaagaaaccgAAGCGGCGGCAGAGCCGCACAGGATCGGTGAGGGGAGAAGGGAGATATGAAAAATAGaacttgaaatttattgaaaccgaaagaaaagcttacaaagAGTTTTTCCCTAGGCAGagcttctctctctaaaaacCTGATTCTGAGTCTATCTGAAAGGGTGCCTCACAAAGGGGACGAGGACTCCTTTAAATAGACCCAATTTTTACTGTTTCTACAGTATCGGTAATGTTTACCGGAACTGTTACAAAACTTTTTacaaattacattatttaaaagaaactgACAAATTAGTTACAATAATTCATGATTATTACAACTAATTAATCGTCGTCCAATGATATACCAAAACAATCATCTTCATTCTGGTAGAATGGATCATCTTCTTGGTCATCATTAGTCTCGGATGATTCAGCTTCCTTCTTGGAAGGTTCTTCTTCCACTTCCTGTTGAAGTAGTTGGAGAACTTCTTTGAGATTCTGAGCAAGACTCTCTTTAGATTTTGAGCTTGCTAAGAATGCTGCCAGTTGCGACTTCTAATTTAGAAACAAAGATGTCTCCAGATCAGCAGGTTTAAGGAACTCAGGATTGCTCTGGAACCAGTTCTTGACTTGATCTGGAGCAGCCTTTGAAGTATCGAATTGTGACCACCATTTTACAAAGGCGTGTCTCTGTAACGGTGGATATTGCTTGTTGTTTTCAGTTTTTCCGTATCTGTATTGCCATGAAAAGATCCATGACAAGGCAAAACTGGAAAAGTACTTTAAATCTGCCGGAATTCGTGATTCCTTGCTATTATAGAGCTTGTTGAATTGTTCGaatccctgttggacttcttctggAAATATTTGTGGAATTGGTCCGAAGTAGTTCCACCATTGGAGGAACCAATTTGGAAAATTATATGCAGTATTATTTTTGAAGTAAATCAGCCATGAATGCTTGAATTTACTATTTTGATGCCAGAACACATTGGTCCAAGCGTCAACGTAATCCCAATAATTATATCCTGTAGGGTCAAATGGTGCAGAGAATTTTTTGGGTTGGTTTAAGTTTGAGTCATAATGTCGTGGCTGCATAACCTTCAGGATTTGGATTGTGGAATGGGTATTTAGATTTGGATCTTTGGGGTCTTTGAAGTGTTTTATAGATACTGAGTTTGTATCTATTAGGATGAATTCGTAGAATTTGCGGGTTTTGTTTGCGGCTATTGGCCTGTAatggaatccctgggggaataCTTTGGTGGTTGCTTTGAAAGGATTCTTGTCCCAGTATTCTGGTTCCATTTGTAAAACattgaaaaatttgttttttgaaatgtaaCTGTTACCGGGTTGTGGTGTTGATTCTTGTTGAGTCAACGATTGGCTTGGTTTTTGGTTACAGACGGTTTTGGTCTGTTTGgctttttggatttgtttttgcAGATCTGTTTCAGAATCATCGTCTGATTCTGAGGCCATTTCTGCCCAGGTCTTTTTGGCtaattttggtatttttgtGAGGCCTATATCCTCTAAGGCCAGGAGAGTTTGTATTGACCAGGCATAGTCAGCCACGGTttgtttggttgttgttggttttggagATTCCTGAGTTGATGACTCAGATTTGACGGTAGTTGTCTGGGTCAATGACCCTTCAAGTTTTCCTTTCTGGGTTGATGACCCAGTCTGGGTAGGTGACCTAGAAGATGTTGTAGTTGCCTTTTTGGTTATTGGCTCTGGTAGAGCCAGTAGAACTTCTTTACCTTTCGTACTGGATCTTCCTCCTCTGCCGGAGGAACTAGACACCTTAGGAGGCATCGGGAATTTTCTGTAAAAATTCACGGGTGAGGTAGTCAGGTAGAGAGTTGGAAGAGCCCTTGATATAttctatattaaaatcaaagacacttaaaattgcttgccatcttgcaaaaatctgttttgaggcaaggttttTTACATCCTTCTGTAAAATATCTTTGGCTGATTTGTAGTCAACTCTTActaaaaaattttgatttaataaatcagattcaaatttggaaatgcacaaaacaattgctaaaacttcttttttaacagTTGAATACTTTAACTGTGCAGGATTCCAGTGTTTTGAAGTATATGCGATGACATGTTCTTGACCATGTACTTGTTGTTTGAGGATGCCACCGTAACCGATGTCTGATGCATCAGTTTCGACAATTTTGAATGCCTGTGGAATGGGAAGATACAGACATTTTATGGATTggactttgactttgatttctttaacTGTTTGGGTATGGAGGTCAGACCAAGGAGGCGGATTTTTCTTTAGCCTATCATGCAATGGTTTGACAATATTGTTTAAGTAGGGGACAAATTCACCTACGTAATTTAGACAACCTAGAAATCTTTGTAACTGGGTTTTGTCTAAGATTTGGCTGGGGAATTTGCTAGCAAACTCAATTGACCTTTCGATTGGAACAATTGTACCTTGATAAATATTGTGACCAAGGAATCGAATTCGTCtttggaaaagattgatttttgatttggagactgccaaaccattttgtttgatgatatggatgaaggtttggagatgtttgaaatgctggtcaatgttttgggaaaagattaaaacatcatctatgtagacaatgacaaattttgaatagggattaaaaatatcattcataattttttgaaattttgatggGGCATTCTTCAGTCCGAATGGCATTACGTTCCACTCATATTGCCCGAAAGGTACAGTAAACGCTGTTTTGTACCTATCTGattcttggatttggatttgccaaaatccagatttcatatcaaactttgaaaatatctttgcagaatttaatctgttaagcaaatcttttttgtttggaataggatatctaatccattgtaatgcttgatttagtggtttgtaatttatgactaaGCGGGGTGTTCCACGCTCAATCTCAGattgtttgttgacataaaaagCCGCACAAGACCATGGGCTTTTGCTTTTCCGGATTAGGCCTTTATCAAGCAAATCCTTGATTTCCTTTTGACAGTATTGAagaagttcttcattcatttggatcggtctggcttttgtgggaatttgtttttccctaaagtctTTCTCATAGGGGAGATCAACAATATGTTTCTTTCTGTCCCAAAATGCATGTGGCAAATCAGAACAGACAattgattcaatatgatttaataaagattgaattttctcttttacttGGGGTTTTCCTAGTTGTatctgaatattattaaaagatacttcttcttttaagaagttaatttgattaatcttattttctatgaaatttatatttctggaaattggtttagtagaaaaattaaatataatctttCTTCCTAAATAATTTGTGGTTATTCCTTCATTAGATATTTGGATGGGAAACAGGGCTCTAATGAAGGGCGTTCCTAAGATTACTTCATTTTTAAGGTTTTTTACCAGAAGAAAGTTTGTGTTGATCCTAAGACCTTGGTTTTCAATGATTGCATTTGatagcttaaaattaatttttaattttgagccgtTTGCCGTACTTAGTTTTTCtgaggttttctcaaagaattttgtaggaattaatccttctaaaatgcagtttgaatcagcccctgtgtcaaatagggccattgtttctaaaataaaatcattaataattatctttatgtttatgtaaaatttttggattttaatcttgttgattaatcccataaacatatcatcttctaaattttctgGTTGATTTTCTTCACTGTTGTTGGCACTTTCAGAATCACTATCTTCCTCAAGCTGAGAAAGAATGAtctgatgaatttcttgttgttgacgaAGTTCTTTTACCTCTCTTTTTACATTGTTTATCTCTGTTTGGAGATCTTGGATTGTCGTTGGCTTGGTTGAAGAATTTTCTAATCTCTTGAGTATGTTACTTACATCAAATTTGTTGTTCGTGATAAAATCCTTTTGTCTAAGTTTTACCTctaatgttttcttgagtttttccaGGAAAACCTTCTTTTCCTGGGGGTCAGGTATGGAATTGATTGCTTCAAACAAGAGATCTTGTTCTCTCGTTAGAGTATTGATTTGCCCATCATCATCTGTTGATGATAGTTGGTCATCTTGTTGGATTAGGTTTAGGTTTTCATCGGAAAGCacggaggatgaagtttctgtttctgtttcCTCCTCCGAGGTTTCTATGAGCAAATTGTTTATTAGCTCTTCAATTGAGGGTTCTAGGTTAAGGTTTCTTAACTTCTTCTTTAGTCTACAATATTTGCTAATGTGGCCTTGTTTTCCACAATTGTAGcacgttattttttattttattttttgtttaggatTTTCTATTTCTCTACTGGTTGAGGGTTTTTGAGAATATCTTCGTCTTGAAAATCTTCTGTTATTGGCTGGCTTATGATCGTGGGCTTCTTTCCTAgaggtttgttttttcttttgttttggacaGGCTGGTAAGCCAAATTGTTCACAGAAGGAACCTAAATCTCTCTTTGTTTGAGCCTTTTCTTTGGCTAATTGCCTCTGAATCTTGTCGTCCTGGCAGATTTTTAAGGCTACCTTTTGGACATAGGAAATTAATTGACCATAACTTAAGTTTTCATATGGAATGTCTCCATTGGCAGATTGACTACGGATTTTATCTCTAACTTTGTCTCCTAATGATCTGGGAAGACCGGCTAggaatttttctttccaaaaaggttgTTGACTATCTTCTCTTGTGTAAACCCTAGTTAGGAAAGGATCTCTATACCACCTAAAATCTGCTAAGGTTCTACACTTAAGATTGGATAATAATTCTGCGGACCTGTCTTTCCACAAGGATGGGTTTCCAATGAAATGTTgggctattgtaaaaattaatgtattaacAGCGTCAGGAATCTCTTTATCATCGTCATTAGTAATGACTTTTCCATTGAGATCCGTCTTAACTGcgctgtaaattttttatttttcttcattaatgagataattatcccaccatccTTTTAGTTGGCCAGAAAATCCTGCCACTAAGATATCTATAATGGTTTCTTCTGAACATTCATGGGAGGTTTGGTAAGCCGTGGCTACCATGGTCATATgttggagtgtattcatgatgttatactccgtttgtgcatctatgttccattcGTAGATGTTATTTGcactaaaacttttaaaattgttttcaccTCTTTCTTCTAATAGAAGGTCAGGGGCAGTTGGACGTCGATAATATAATTTGGAGGGTGTTTTCCAGTGTTTGGAATTAAttggatttatattcttttctgacACTGATCCTATCTCAGTTGTGTTATCTGAGTTTTGGTCACTATcttcattaataacattaattaatttggaggtaCTTCTTGTTACCATTTTGGAAGTATTTTCCGAGGCTTGGGGAGTATCTGAAATGACCTTAAGTAAACTACCAATCTTGTTTAGTAATTCACTATGATTGTCACCTACGCCCTCAGTTAAGgatttagtttttctaagttccctaatttttcgtttagccttctcactaactttgaaaggtttgaataaaggtttttcaatttcaatgggGACACTTGGCGAAGCTCCctcaattgatttttgtttaggaaCTACTTTAGTTTTAATGGTTTCTCCTAAAGCTTGTAAGTATTTATTGGTATAATTTGCCTGTTCCATTAGGCTTTTAATGTCCTTAGAGGTTACTTCCTCGTTGAcatcttttgtcttgaatggAATTGCCATGACAGGTTTATTGTTACTGTCTTTGATATTTGGTAGTTGATGTTGTGTTGTGGGAGGTAATTCCGATTGGATTAACTCACCATCCTTCACTTGCCAGTTTGttatgacatttgttgttggatcacctatgatgtcttgtttccaagggtaatctatatcctttctgatggcataagcatgaaaccaatcaaagaaaaggacattaattttgactctttcaacaaatttatagaacttgtcttggatttgttttctgtttgttcccttgtaatgttggaaaaaccatctcctttgagGTTCATTCTCCGGAGAATAGAAATCTTTCCTAAGGGTttccttatcaatgctaaagttgtcaaataacatcataaggttccaTAGAAGAGTATGTTGGGGATTGGATCGACTTTTGGTCGTCCTCCTGTTCTTGGTTGTAAGTTGTTCTAGGTATGCTAGAAGTAGTGTCTAATCCTTGGTGGTTTACAGTAGGGAACTGGTTATGTGACTCAGATCTGGTTAGTCCTACTGGAATTGAACGGGTTCTAACCGAAAAAGACCTTCTGGCTGACTCATATTCAGACCTAGAGGCTTTTATCCTTGATGAAAAAGAATTTCTCCTATTGAAGGTTATCTCTACCTTTCCGGAGTTATCTTGTTTAATATGCTCTATGGTTGGAGCGGGTCGGGGAATAGACGGTGTTGCCTTATCCATAACCCATCTTTCGGGAAGAGTTACTTCatcccattttatttttcttggaagagaaacgTTAGCCTTCGTCATATCAGTGATAAACAAAGTTGTTTCTCCTTTTTGAGGTTTTAACAGGACTCTAGATGCACAAGTATTCATGACCTTGTACTGGATCCTATATATTAAGGCTGTTGGGATTGATCCTTCTTTCATGTCAAGGCCATGAAAGTGGATGTTTAAGAACAGAGAGTCAAGAATGTTTCTGTCCATCAGACTcactgttttgtttggataacaattaaaatatattggacCTTGTCCTAGGCTGGTTTCGACTGTTCCAATTAGGGAGTCTTCAAATTGGTTATGCCTAATGTCTCTTAGACACATTAAAACTGCTGCATCTATGCCCATATCAATTAAGGGCTTGATGGCTACTTGTACACAACCGATGTGTAGATATTTATACTTACGGCTAtgttcataaattgaattttttgaaagtaaatgaaattcttcccctacatcttgtcctagaggaatattgttttctactgttttgattatgtaatcaAAGTTGTGTTTGTCTTTTATTGTCTCAGGAACGTATAGTTGATCCTGAGGGATTTCTGGAATGTTCCAGTCATCCATGTTTTGATTGATATCTTCGAATCAGACTTCCTCATCGAAGAGATTGTGTTTTGGGGCGACCTCTTGGGTCTGGTTGTCTTGATCATTTAATAGATTGgagtttcttgaagaagatgatgaggaGGAGTTTGAGCGAAAAGAGATACGAGAAAAAGATCGTAAGAGTCTAGACATGATTATGATATTCTCTAATATCTTTGCCCTCATTTGGTTCCATAGAAATATCTCCGTAAGTAAATATGTCACAAAATTTTTCTGgatctgaattatttttaagaaaaactctttttttttttttgaaaaatagtttgAACGGCAATCCTATAGCCACCAGTGTATTATGTCTTGATATTTTGATTAAACAGTACACCTTAGTCTTACTGCCCTTTATCCAACACGGGTCTTACTGCTACAGTACcattcaactaaaatattagACTGCTGTACTTCCAGGAAGTACTGTTCAAACACTTACTGTACAAatcaaagtaaaatattaaatgtactTTTAGTTCCAGATCCataaaaatttgttaacatATGTCCTTACGGACAGTATTCCTACTTTCCCATCAGTCTTAGTTTTAAGATCAAACGGACAAATAGGAAGTAAGAATGcagtatgatatatatataaataaataaaagatgcttttaatttaaaaacatgaaataTGCATCACAAGAGTTACacattcatttttgtttttattttgccgTCAAAGAGGTGGGAGAAGATTGAGAGTTTGGGATCACTTTTGCTTCGTTATCCTCCATCAGCACAGTTTTAAGTCTTAGCTGCtacttaatttttctttggctCTTCCACCCACTCTTCTAGCTCCAAGGCCACACAAAACCAAAAGGAACATGGGAACAACAACTGACCTTAACTTTGATTATGTTTTGAGTCAACGCAAAGCATTTGATGAAACAAAAGCTGGTGTGAAAGGGCTTGTTGATGTAGGTGTTAAGAATGTTCCTACCTTCTTCCATCACCAAACTGAGAAGTTTGAGAAGGCCTCAAATATAGGCAACAAAAGCCATGTTATTCCAATCATAGACCTTGCAGATATTGACAAAGATCCAAGTAAGCGCCAAGGGCTTGTTGACATAGTGAAGAAAGCATCTGAAACATGGGGTTTCTTTCAGGTGATCAATCATGATATCCCTTTGAGTGTTCTTGAGGAGATGAAAAATGGGGTAAAAAGGTTTCATGAGATGGATACTGAAGCCAAGAAAGAATTTTATTCGAGAGATAGATCAAAATCCTTTCTGTATAATAGCAATTTTGATCTATACGGCTCACAGCCAGCAATCAATTGGAGGGATTCTTGTAGGTGTTTGTTGTATCCTGATACCCCCAAACCAGAAGAACTTCCTGTAGTTTGCAGGTATGTATGTGTATCAATTATGTGTTCCTTCAAATAGGTTTCATTCTACCAACACGTTGCAGCATGATTACTTGATAACTATGCCCCTTATAGTCAGACGTTTGATCTACAAGTTTGCATGTATAGTAGGGAAAATTGGTCTAAAATATGAGGAAAAAGATTATGCACTGCTGGGTGTAAAATAGATTTACATTCTTATTCAATCATAATTCACCATGTATGCTAAATTTGTtagacttttataataatttccgTAAAAAGCAATACCAACAGTGATTTGTCATTGAAGACCAatgtaaaaacaattttatactaTCAATGTATGATCATTTTAAACTCCTAATATATCCCGGGTTCATCCTAAAAAAGATAGGTTTCATTCAGGTTAAATAAAGTACACAAATTTGGAggcttaaatttataaatttgttaatcaAAGGTTGTGTTAATCTGCGACTTGTGTTCATTTTAACGTAATATAACATGTTAAAAgataaagttagaaaattttaactacTATAGAAGCTAACTGACAAATTCTGAAATGTCTGAAATTGAATTTCCACCCTGCTGATGGCTTGCATACTCTTGCAGAGATATACTGCTGGAATACAGGAAACACATAATGAGACTTGGGATTTTGCTGCTTGAATTGTTTTCAGAAGCTTTGAGTTTGAGTCCAAACTATCTGAAAGATATGGGATGTGCTGATGGGCTATTAGCTCTTTGCCATTATTATCCTTCATGTCCTGAACCAGATTTGACTATGGGAATCACCATGCATTCTGACAATGATTTTTTCACAGTGCTTCTCCAAGATCATATCGGTGGCCTCCAAGTAAGATATGAAGACAAGTGGATTGATATATCCCCTGTACCTGGTGCTTTCGTAATTAATATTGGCGATCTTTTGCAGGCaagttttctgttttttcttttgttatttgtttatttcctgcaacttttattaatttatgatgaaGTTCAACTAATAATAGAGAATGTGTTGGGAATAATGTGCTAGAATATGTCGGATAGTATGCTGCTAGGTGCTAGCATTTCTCAACTAACAAACCATACTACTTGAAATGGCATATTGCTACCCCATCTTCCATCTTGCTTGAGATGGTTTGTCTTTTGTGCCTAATAGTGTTCCTTACAGTAAATAAATTGACTACTTCTGCATCAGCATAACCTATATCCCTCAAACCCTCAATGACCTCATCTCACCCctaaacaaatattaacatTATTTCCCCATTTTGTGGAAGGAATGTCAGGTATAAAATAGTTTGCATTTTGCCATTTTCTTGTTATAATTGAAATATTGAATGATAGAGTCACAACCACTCATTTGATCCATGTTGTTGTTACTTGTTCCCATCTAGCGAGACATGACTTGATTGTTTTTATCTATTGTTATTTGAATGAGCGTTATTACTTATTAAATGTAATCATGTAACTAATTGTTTGGCTGTTTGAATTATAGTTTATAACAAACGATAGATTCAAGAGTGCTGAACACAGAGTGCTTGCAAATGATGTTGGTCCTAGAATATCTGTTGCATGCTTTTTCAGTCCATCTGCCAAGACATCCTTAAAGCTTTGTGGACCTATAAAGGAACTATTATCAGAAGAAAATCCTCCCAAATTTAGGGACATTACATTTGGTGACTATGAAGCCTACTATTTAGCAAAAGGACTCGATGGTACTAGTGCCCTTACACGTTACAGGATTTGATCTAGCAAATctagaaaaggaaaaactctgaTGGGCATGGTACATGACTTTTTGACAAGGCAGGGGAAGTTGTGCATATATATGTATTCACAATTCCAAAACGTAGCCTGTTACATAATTGCAATATAGTCCTTTaaacttaaaaagttatgtACATTTACCTGAAATAAATGTGAcaacttttcaaaattaaatagacctctctctcttctcttgaGTTATTGGGAATTTTTGCTTGCTAGTTGTCTTTATCCCAATTATTTTGTGACAAGCCTGTTATATTTTGGGGCTGTGCATCACACGAATAAGTCTTTGACGACAATTTGAATTCACACATACCAGACTAAATTATGATTCAgaattcaaacatgtttaaatatatatttttattcttaataaatattttatttttatgtttttccataataaatttttattatattaaatttttaataaaataataattttatttttatttcttacacttatttttagtctttagtctttgataaattaatgaattttatgtttgttttctaataattttttttcatttattattaatttttattaaaacaaaatttgttagTTCATTATGGAATAAacacaatttattaatttatcaagaactaaaataaaatatcaaggacaaaaaataaaagtattattttattaaaaaaattcaacacaacaaaaatttattagaaaaaaatataaaaataaaatattttattagagataaaaacatatttaagtattttaaacaCTAATTTTATCACATAAATCCTCATACAAAGCGAATGAAGTGTAGGATAcaaaatgatataattaataacaactTATTTACTGCCTTCATTAAGAACAGAAAGATGATGGACAACATCTTTCTAGTTCAAGAGATTTTGCGCAAATATGCACGGAAAAGATCTTCTCCTAGATGTCTCCTGAAAATTGACTTGCATAAAGTTTATGATTCCATTTCCTGAGAATTCTAGGATTGGATGCTTAAGTCCATTGGCTTCCCAGCCCAGTTCTGTACTTGGATCATGGAATGTGTTTCTTCCACTTCCTTTAATGTGACAGTCAATGGATCCATTTATGGCCACTTCAAAGGGCAGCAGGGTTTTAGACAAGGGGATCCTCTCTCCCCTTAtctgtttgtgttttgtttggAGTACTTTTCTAGAGATATGAGCAGCCTCAAGGATGAcgccaattttaaatttcatcctAACTGTGCAGGTATTCAGCTATCTCATTTGACTTTTGCAGATGATATTATGCTTCTATCTAAAGGAGATATCCCTTCTGTGTCAACTATGTTTGCCAAGCTTCAGCACTTTTGTAGGGTTTCTAAGCTTTCCATCAGCTCTGATAAATCTGTCATATACTCAGCCGGTATTAGGCCTCATGAGCTTTCTCATATTCAGCAGCTTACCGGATTTAGCTTGGGTGACTTTCCTTTTAGATACTTGGGTGTTCCCCTTTTATCATCTAGATTAAATGTATGTCACTATGCTCCCTTGTTTTCCAAGACTACTGGCCTGATTCAGGGATGGAGCAGGAAGTCTTTATCTTATGTAGGTAAGCTAGAGTTGATCAGAGCAGTTATTCAAGGAATTGTGAATTTCT contains:
- the LOC114418818 gene encoding 1-aminocyclopropane-1-carboxylate oxidase homolog 12-like encodes the protein MGTTTDLNFDYVLSQRKAFDETKAGVKGLVDVGVKNVPTFFHHQTEKFEKASNIGNKSHVIPIIDLADIDKDPSKRQGLVDIVKKASETWGFFQVINHDIPLSVLEEMKNGVKRFHEMDTEAKKEFYSRDRSKSFLYNSNFDLYGSQPAINWRDSCRCLLYPDTPKPEELPVVCRDILLEYRKHIMRLGILLLELFSEALSLSPNYLKDMGCADGLLALCHYYPSCPEPDLTMGITMHSDNDFFTVLLQDHIGGLQVRYEDKWIDISPVPGAFVINIGDLLQFITNDRFKSAEHRVLANDVGPRISVACFFSPSAKTSLKLCGPIKELLSEENPPKFRDITFGDYEAYYLAKGLDGTSALTRYRI